From a region of the Myxococcaceae bacterium JPH2 genome:
- a CDS encoding protein kinase translates to MTTSQPKRQPIPFGKYLLLDRVNIGGMAEVWRGKQFGASGFERLVAIKRILPNIAEDEEFISMFIDEAKISVQLTHANIAQIYELGQIATSYFISMEYIPGKDMRAIFDRCRKKGEPAPVPLVAFCVAKMCEGLDYAHRKKDGMGRDLNIVHRDISPQNVLISFEGEVKVIDFGIAKAAGKATKTQAGILKGKFGYMSPEQIRGLPLDRRSDVFAIGVCLYEMLTGERLFVGESDFSVLEKVRKAEVAPPSTYNRRIPEALERIVLKALAKDVDERYQYASELGDDLQRFLITSDSIFSRKDLMQYMKSTFAEEVEREKQRLAEYADIRPPDGMLAAIEAGFSGPPPPAMTQSMPAVPAAPANPVPVVDPVASPPPRSSNPASSAPSAPQAVRRAPTLTALPKLTAATAAPPPKGDEDLATQMVDRDQVFSDTPEPTTQPGAAVGRAITPLESEATLAGGDGEENEDRTGKTSVIPPPAPLPPSPPRLTQAPPRSSLTNVPTLSPVDAPPRPGRGDNELPRIVRPESPSEAIRIPPHIARQAASPPRFPQPPRVEEDDPSERTTAQVDAIPGAPRKSLDKRIVFGGAALGVLLLLVAVGFAIRPGAPVQGYVMVELKTTDAKDKAQVSINAQPGEKFPSNGFVLKQVAAGQALIVVSAEGYDTVTQTVQVAEGASPTQVKVALTRQSRSMSLVVSTDPADAEVKIDDKVVRAQGARDMLIKDVQVQGETLLVQVSAPNHKPFIRRIPVTGVSPLEVSAKLETDGYKVRVDSKPSGATIVIGGKELTTITPAIVQVPPGMRQLTLRLKCFADLDVDLIPPAAGENQATASGSLKRLAGRCH, encoded by the coding sequence GTGACGACCTCCCAACCGAAGCGTCAGCCCATCCCGTTCGGGAAGTATCTCCTCCTGGACCGAGTCAACATCGGCGGCATGGCGGAGGTGTGGCGTGGCAAGCAATTCGGCGCGAGTGGCTTCGAGCGACTTGTCGCCATCAAGCGCATCCTCCCGAACATCGCCGAGGACGAAGAGTTCATCTCGATGTTCATCGATGAGGCGAAGATCAGCGTCCAGCTGACCCACGCCAACATCGCGCAGATCTACGAACTCGGGCAGATCGCGACCAGCTACTTCATCTCGATGGAGTACATCCCCGGCAAGGACATGCGGGCGATCTTCGACCGCTGTCGCAAGAAGGGCGAGCCCGCGCCCGTCCCGCTGGTGGCCTTCTGCGTGGCCAAGATGTGCGAGGGCCTCGACTACGCCCACCGCAAGAAGGACGGGATGGGGCGCGACCTCAACATCGTCCACCGCGACATCTCGCCGCAGAACGTCCTCATCTCCTTCGAGGGCGAGGTCAAGGTCATCGACTTCGGCATCGCCAAGGCGGCCGGCAAGGCGACCAAGACGCAGGCCGGCATCCTCAAGGGCAAGTTCGGCTACATGAGCCCGGAGCAGATCCGCGGCTTGCCGTTGGATCGCCGCTCGGACGTCTTCGCCATCGGCGTGTGTCTCTACGAGATGCTCACCGGCGAGCGTCTCTTCGTGGGCGAGAGCGACTTCAGCGTCCTGGAGAAGGTGCGCAAGGCCGAGGTGGCCCCGCCCTCCACGTACAACCGCCGCATCCCCGAGGCGCTGGAGCGCATCGTCCTCAAGGCGCTCGCCAAGGACGTGGACGAGCGTTACCAGTACGCCAGCGAGCTGGGCGACGACCTCCAGCGCTTCCTCATCACCAGCGACTCCATCTTCAGCCGCAAGGACCTCATGCAGTACATGAAGTCCACGTTCGCCGAAGAGGTGGAGCGCGAGAAGCAGCGCCTCGCCGAGTACGCGGACATCCGGCCGCCGGATGGCATGCTGGCCGCCATCGAGGCGGGCTTCAGTGGACCTCCGCCCCCGGCCATGACGCAGAGCATGCCGGCGGTGCCCGCCGCGCCGGCCAACCCGGTGCCGGTGGTGGACCCCGTGGCCTCGCCGCCACCTCGGTCGTCCAACCCCGCCTCGTCGGCGCCCTCCGCGCCGCAGGCTGTGCGTCGCGCGCCCACGCTCACGGCCCTGCCGAAGCTGACGGCCGCCACCGCCGCGCCGCCGCCCAAGGGGGACGAGGATCTGGCCACCCAGATGGTGGACCGGGATCAGGTCTTCAGCGACACCCCGGAGCCCACCACGCAGCCGGGCGCCGCCGTGGGCCGGGCCATCACGCCGCTGGAGTCCGAGGCCACGCTCGCGGGCGGTGACGGCGAGGAGAACGAGGACAGGACGGGCAAGACCTCCGTCATCCCTCCGCCGGCCCCGCTGCCGCCCTCGCCGCCGCGGCTGACCCAGGCCCCGCCCCGCTCCTCGCTGACCAACGTGCCCACCTTGTCCCCGGTGGATGCGCCGCCCCGACCGGGCCGGGGTGACAACGAGCTGCCCCGCATCGTTCGTCCCGAGTCGCCCTCCGAGGCGATTCGGATTCCGCCCCACATTGCCCGCCAGGCCGCGTCCCCGCCGCGATTCCCGCAGCCGCCGCGGGTTGAGGAGGACGACCCTTCTGAGCGCACGACCGCCCAGGTGGATGCGATCCCCGGCGCGCCGCGGAAGTCGCTCGACAAGCGGATCGTCTTCGGCGGCGCGGCGTTGGGTGTCCTGCTCCTGCTGGTCGCGGTGGGCTTCGCGATCCGGCCGGGTGCCCCTGTGCAGGGCTACGTGATGGTCGAGCTGAAGACGACCGACGCGAAGGACAAGGCGCAGGTCTCCATCAATGCGCAGCCCGGCGAGAAGTTCCCCTCCAACGGCTTCGTCCTCAAGCAGGTGGCCGCGGGCCAGGCCCTCATCGTGGTCAGCGCGGAAGGCTACGACACCGTCACGCAGACCGTGCAGGTGGCGGAAGGGGCCAGCCCCACGCAGGTGAAGGTGGCCCTCACGCGCCAGTCGCGCTCGATGTCGCTCGTCGTCTCCACGGATCCGGCCGACGCGGAGGTGAAGATCGACGACAAGGTGGTCCGGGCCCAGGGCGCCCGCGACATGCTCATCAAGGACGTCCAGGTCCAGGGTGAGACGCTGCTCGTGCAGGTGTCCGCGCCGAACCACAAGCCGTTCATCCGGCGCATCCCCGTCACCGGTGTCAGCCCCTTGGAGGTGTCCGCCAAGCTGGAGACGGATGGCTACAAGGTTCGCGTGGACTCCAAGCCCTCGGGCGCCACCATCGTCATCGGGGGCAAGGAGCTGACGACCATCACGCCGGCCATCGTCCAGGTCCCGCCTGGAATGCGTCAGCTGACGCTCCGGCTCAAGTGCTTCGCCGACCTCGACGTGGACCTGATTCCGCCTGCCGCTGGAGAGAATCAGGCGACGGCGTCGGGCTCGCTCAAGCGACTGGCGGGGCGCTGCCACTAG
- a CDS encoding ABC transporter permease, which produces MRLEALSRLVRLSLARERKGAFFSAFGVAMGVGALVFFVGLGLGVGRVIREKIFPTDSRLVDVVPPAVSLGSLLGGGKLDAAAVERLAALPGVEATYRKMGIRVPAVTRYDGSFFGARLRMGMEVLAVGVDPGLVRSDVAMGEFKDAGEGQPIPALVSTRLLELYNKTFAPARKLPQLSANMLVGFGFPVEFNRSYVAATAPGPVTAAQAQVVGASDRAMFAGITIPLETAVRLNRASGVDADTFTGVTLVASDPAQVPALVEAVKAMGFEIDDQERRLAENAGAAVALTTSALALLSILICLLAAVNIAHAMSASVRARAREIGVMQAVGASRSDVRNIVLAEAGVVGALGGAVGTAVALLLALVVDRFASGYLPSFPFKPESFFSFPWPVVVGGVVLGLVAALCGAYFPSRRAAATDPARTLAG; this is translated from the coding sequence ATGAGGTTGGAGGCGCTGTCCCGGTTGGTGCGGCTGAGCCTCGCGCGTGAGCGCAAGGGCGCCTTCTTCTCCGCGTTCGGTGTCGCCATGGGCGTGGGCGCGCTGGTCTTCTTCGTGGGACTGGGGCTGGGCGTAGGCCGGGTGATTCGCGAGAAGATCTTCCCCACGGACTCGCGACTGGTGGACGTGGTGCCGCCCGCGGTGTCGCTCGGCTCGCTCTTGGGCGGCGGCAAGCTGGACGCGGCCGCTGTCGAGCGGCTGGCGGCCCTGCCCGGCGTGGAGGCCACGTACCGGAAGATGGGCATCCGCGTGCCGGCCGTGACGCGCTACGACGGCAGCTTCTTCGGCGCGCGGCTGCGCATGGGCATGGAGGTCCTCGCGGTGGGCGTGGACCCCGGGCTCGTGCGCTCGGACGTGGCGATGGGCGAGTTCAAGGACGCGGGCGAGGGACAGCCCATCCCCGCGCTCGTGTCCACGCGCTTGCTGGAGCTGTACAACAAGACGTTCGCCCCCGCGCGCAAGCTGCCCCAGCTGTCGGCGAACATGCTGGTCGGGTTCGGCTTCCCGGTGGAGTTCAACCGCTCGTACGTGGCGGCCACCGCGCCCGGCCCCGTCACCGCCGCGCAGGCGCAGGTGGTGGGCGCCTCGGACCGCGCGATGTTCGCGGGCATCACCATCCCGCTCGAAACCGCGGTGCGGCTCAACCGGGCCTCCGGCGTGGACGCGGACACCTTCACGGGCGTCACCCTGGTGGCGAGCGATCCGGCGCAAGTGCCCGCGCTCGTCGAGGCGGTGAAGGCCATGGGCTTTGAAATCGACGACCAGGAGCGTCGCCTCGCGGAGAACGCAGGCGCGGCCGTGGCGCTCACCACGTCGGCCCTGGCGCTGCTGTCCATCCTCATCTGCCTGCTGGCCGCGGTGAACATCGCCCATGCCATGTCCGCGTCCGTGCGCGCTCGGGCTCGGGAGATTGGCGTGATGCAGGCCGTGGGCGCCTCGCGCTCGGATGTGCGCAACATCGTGCTGGCGGAGGCTGGCGTGGTGGGCGCGCTCGGCGGCGCGGTGGGCACCGCCGTGGCGCTGCTGCTGGCGCTGGTGGTGGACCGGTTCGCGTCTGGCTACCTGCCCAGCTTTCCGTTCAAGCCCGAGAGCTTCTTCTCCTTCCCGTGGCCGGTGGTGGTGGGCGGTGTGGTACTCGGCCTTGTCGCCGCGCTCTGCGGCGCTTACTTCCCCAGCCGTCGCGCGGCGGCCACCGACCCCGCCAGGACACTCGCCGGATGA
- a CDS encoding ABC transporter ATP-binding protein — protein sequence MIRARDVVKEYEDGDGARVRVLDGMSLDVEDGDFVAVVGPSGSGKSTLLHLLGGLDIHYRGDVEVGGVRLSGLGDQALARFRNTHVGFVFQSFHLIPNLSALENVLLPSHFGAGTGDARKRAEALLERVGLKEKKDRAPVRLSGGERQRVAIARALFGGPRLLLCDEPTGNLDAATGAGVIRLFQELHQEGLTVLAVTHEDRMSAAARRVLRLKEGRLVEESAPSASAPVASRGAP from the coding sequence GTGATTCGCGCTCGTGATGTCGTGAAGGAATACGAGGATGGGGACGGCGCTCGCGTGCGCGTCCTCGATGGCATGTCTCTGGATGTGGAGGACGGCGACTTCGTCGCGGTGGTAGGCCCGTCTGGCAGCGGCAAGTCCACGCTGCTGCACCTGCTCGGTGGATTGGACATCCACTACCGGGGCGACGTGGAGGTCGGCGGCGTGAGGCTGTCCGGGCTGGGAGACCAGGCCCTGGCGCGTTTTCGCAACACCCACGTGGGCTTCGTCTTCCAGTCGTTCCACCTCATCCCCAACCTGTCCGCGCTGGAGAACGTGCTGTTGCCCTCGCACTTCGGCGCGGGCACGGGGGATGCGCGCAAGCGCGCCGAGGCCTTGTTGGAGCGCGTGGGGTTGAAGGAGAAGAAGGACCGCGCGCCGGTGCGGTTGTCCGGCGGCGAGCGGCAGCGGGTGGCCATCGCCCGAGCGCTCTTCGGAGGCCCGCGCCTGTTGCTGTGCGACGAGCCCACCGGCAACCTGGACGCCGCCACGGGCGCGGGCGTCATCCGCCTGTTCCAGGAGCTGCACCAGGAGGGGCTGACCGTGCTGGCCGTCACGCACGAGGACCGGATGTCCGCGGCGGCGCGCCGGGTGCTGCGCCTCAAGGAGGGCCGACTCGTGGAGGAGTCCGCGCCCAGCGCCAGCGCTCCGGTCGCTTCGCGGGGGGCGCCATGA